The Camarhynchus parvulus chromosome 22, STF_HiC, whole genome shotgun sequence genome includes the window cctcgTGGCAGGATGCACTGCGGGAACGTGATGAAGCCGTCGCTGAAGGACAACAGCGGGAGCCACGGCTCGCCCACCAGCGGGATGCTGCACGGCATCTTCTTCAGCTGCAACACCGAGTTCAACACCGGGCAGCCCCCGCAGGACTCGCCCTACGGCCGGTACCGCTTCCAAATCCCGGCCCAGCGCCTCTTCAACCCCAACACCAACCTCTACTTCGCGGACTTCTACTGCATGTACACCGCCTACCACTACGTCGTGCTGGTCCTGGCGCCCAAGGGCTCCTCCGGGGATCTCTTCTGCCGGGAGCGCCTTCCCCAGCTGGACATTTCCTCCAACAAGTTCCTGACGTGCTGCGTGGAGGAGGGCGAGCTGGTGTACCGCCACGCCCAGGACAGCATCCTGGAGGTCATTTACACGGAGCCGGTGGACCTGAGCCTCGGCGTGCTGGGGGAGATCAGCGGCCACCAGCTCATGAGCCTCTCCACCGCCAACGCCAAAAAGGACCCCAGCTGCAAGACGTGCAACATCAGCGTGGGGCGTTAAGGGGCCCaggcgggcagggccgggcagggcgaCGGGCGCTGCCCGCGGGGGCTTCTCCCACGGACGCCGGTGGGTGGAGGACACGGGTGGGCTCGGGGGATCCGGGCGGGGCCCCCAGGAAGGAGCCGGCGGGACGCTGGTTCGGCGAGGAGGCAGAGCCC containing:
- the PHYHIP gene encoding phytanoyl-CoA hydroxylase-interacting protein; its protein translation is MELLSTPKNIEINNITCDSFRISWAMEKGDLERVTHYFIDLNKKENKNSNKFKHRDVPTKLVAKAVPLPMTVRGHWFLSPRTEYSVAVQTAVKQSDGEYLVSGWSETVEFCTGDYAKEHIAQLQEKAELIAGRMLRFSVFYRNQHKEYFQHVRMHCGNVMKPSLKDNSGSHGSPTSGMLHGIFFSCNTEFNTGQPPQDSPYGRYRFQIPAQRLFNPNTNLYFADFYCMYTAYHYVVLVLAPKGSSGDLFCRERLPQLDISSNKFLTCCVEEGELVYRHAQDSILEVIYTEPVDLSLGVLGEISGHQLMSLSTANAKKDPSCKTCNISVGR